From the genome of Miscanthus floridulus cultivar M001 chromosome 10, ASM1932011v1, whole genome shotgun sequence, one region includes:
- the LOC136488259 gene encoding ribosome-inactivating protein 9-like, which produces MQAVEGNETSSTTLAMRDDNLYVHGFMNQRGVWYGLVGDPIGTSACMLPPEYNPEPLHWGGIRYSRLLRARAYSEAVAKLAATDLGRGFAMHAVRRLSRFIQPDDVEVDGLMNTRLALAGLMFMVCESARTNPVLESFAGGWSTGTGFTKKLITDYGVLGGLEEIASDVGFKNNRKKDIRA; this is translated from the exons ATGCAAGCTGTGGAGGGCAATGAAACGTCGTCGACAACACTAGCCATGCGGGATGACAACTTGTACGTTCATGGCTTCATGAACCAGCGAGGAGTTTGGTACGGGCTTGTGGGCGACCCTATTGGAACAAGCGCGTGCATGCTCCCACCAGAATACAATCCAGAACCTCTACACTGGGGCGGCATTAGGTACAGTAGGTTACTGAGAGCCAGAGCGTATTCTGAAGCCGTGGCGAAACTGGCAGCCACGGATCTGGGCCGAGGCTTCGCGATGCACGCCGTGCGCAGGCTCTCAAGATTCATCCAGCCAGATGACGTGGAGGTGGATGGTCTGATGAACACCAGGCTGGCACTGGCGGGCCTCATGTTCATGGTCTGCGAGTCTGCAAGGACGAATCCTGTCCTCGAGTCCTTTGCAGGTGGCTGGAGTACTGGCACGGGATTCACCAAAAAATTGATCACTGATTAC GGCGTCCTCGGCGGGCTTGAGGAAATCGCTAGCGACGTGGGCTTCAAGAACAATAGAAAAAAGGACATCAGAGCGTAG
- the LOC136486387 gene encoding uncharacterized protein — protein MLQITRPEQTREEIDHQPELNLPAEDKKIFGNLVEVVHTIGDEASFTKFIMDLRRILAEHPDREDIFELRPLLAKQHAEQPTRWLHVKLQVEGEEMSSTTLLMRDDNLYVCGFMNRIGILCKLVDNQDSESFLPEGFHLTTDLKLGVSYNSLLQAKNRDDVVRKLTAAQLGSGFAKDAVRVLSSHPNKVAGISMSIQVALAGLIFIVCESARMISVHKSIEKEWSNGKVFTEELMENVWKYGEMSRNLQAWKSRNYTQPDRVSVLLATHLVLNTVCYNLRDDYTKGDSRPRVELLAISADLGVIGTKIIVLDGKRGQIIYRHEKQGEQGRMVDLVLTGPYTVISGYGCFAIKIDIPATSPIKWEWDCYDPKYAAQVDGPPVSHIICNPHDNREVAKVTYAVMSRAREAKVQVKLRLNNGHSPYHVSGEIRALVGGLKVPIVLFSRAHQGTGQCFSSTHKDSWFLLQLARNVVAMPYGEMLRIEIDVDLQIETSKKHLKADVYIEDGIRRQILVVDGFEVEVNVSWYPEVNMAPEGHPELVYTIGDDEMSYIRFIMAVRRIVADHQHCGDILDAHPDSNLRSTRQHPLLPNHYWDKRWLYVKLQVAGEETSTIIIAIKSYDLVVLGFNNQNEDYWYSTTGWIALSGSIREKQLSWGSTYDRILQVSTTDWEKVVDKLNSERLGKTSAVNAVRVLSRFSTRNPVSANGEAEARLALVRLMVMICDSARMNPVLDAIASGWNNGTGFTKQLMDYIRYWDLISTVLRYWRDSSYRTWEKDDYLEAIGIKSPEDALDVVHLCSAERMNRSLSRTDLPSMSSGDKLK, from the exons ATGCTGCAGATCACACGACCGGAGCAAACCAGAGAAGAGATTGACCACCAGCCAGAATTAAATCTCCCAGCAGAG GACAAAAAGATTTTTGGAAATCTGGTTGAAGTAGTCCACACCATCGGGGATGAAGCGTCATTCACCAAATTCATAATGGATCTACGTCGCATTCTAGCCGAACACCCAGACCGTGAGGATATCTTTGAACTCCGCCCACTGCTCGCGAAGCAGCATGCTGAACAACCGACGAGGTGGCTTCACGTCAAGCTGCAAGTGGAGGGCGAGGAAATGTCGTCGACAACGCTACTGATGCGGGATGACAACTTGTACGTCTGTGGTTTCATGAACCGGATTGGAATTCTTTGCAAGCTTGTCGACAACCAGGACAGCGAATCCTTCCTCCCTgaaggattccacctcaccaCAGACCTCAAGTTGGGCGTCAGTTACAATTCCTTGCTGCAGGCCAAAAATAGAGATGATGTCGTGAGAAAACTGACCGCGGCACAGCTAGGCAGTGGCTTCGCCAAGGACGCCGTGCGTGTGCTATCGAGCCACCCGAATAAGGTGGCCGGTATCAGTATGAGCATCCAGGTGGCACTGGCGGGACTCATCTTCATAGTCTGCGAGTCCGCAAGGATGATCTCTGTCCACAAATCCATTGAAAAAGAGTGGAGCAACGGCAAGGTATTCACCGAGGAACTGATGGAAAACGTGTGGAAATACGGCGAAATGTCACGCAACCTGCAGGCGTGGAAGAGTAGAAACTACACTCAACCGGACCGTGTTTCAGTGCTACTAGCCACTCACCTTGTGCTCAACACCGTGTGCTACAACCTACGTGATGATTACACCAAAGGCGATAGCCGACCCCGAGTGGAACTGTTGGCCATAAGTGCCGACCTTGGGGTCATCGGCACGAAAATCATCGTCTTGGACGGGAAACGAGGCCAAATCATCTACAGGCACGAGAAGCAAGGAGAACAG GGAAGAATGGTAGATTTGGTGTTGACTGGACCCTACACAGTCATCTCAGGGTACGGGTGCTTCGCCATCAAAATTGACATCCCAGCCACCTCTCCCATCAAATGGGAATGGGATTGCTATGACCCCAAGTACGCTGCCCAAGTCGACGGACCACCCGTGAGCCACATTATCTGCAATCCACATGACAACCGCGAGGTAGCAAAGGTGACCTATGCGGTGATGTCCCGCGCCCGGGAGGCCAAGGTGCAAGTCAAGCTGCGGCTCAACAATGGGCATAGCCCTTATCACGTCTCCGGTGAAATCAGAGCCTTGGTCGGTGGCTTGAAAGTCCCGATCGTCCTCTTCAGCCGTGCCCACCAAGGGACGGGCCAGTGTTTCTCCTCTACGCACAAGGACTCATGGTTTCTTCTTCAGCTGGCGAGGAATGTGGTTGCGATGCCATATGGTGAAATGCTTCGCATAGAGATAGATGTGGACCTGCAGATTGAAACATCCAAGAAACATTTGAAGGCCGATGTCTACATAGAGGACGGGATTCGGAGGCAAATACTTGTAGTCGATGGTTTCGAAGTTGAAGTGAACGTCAGCTGGTACCCAGAG GTCAACATGGCTCCTGAGGGTCACCCTGAATTGGTGTATACCATCGGAGATGATGAAATGTCGTATATTAGGTTTATAATGGCTGTCCGTCGCATTGTCGCCGACCACCAACATTGCGGGGATATCTTGGATGCCCACCCTGACTCAAATCTGCGCTCTACCCGACAACACCCACTGCTCCCCAATCATTACTGGGACAAAAGGTGGCTTTACGTCAAGCTTCAAGTGGCGGGCGAGGAAACGTCGACAATCATAATAGCTATCAAGTCTTACGACTTGGTCGTCCTTGGCTTCAATAACCAGAACGAAGATTATTGGTACAGCACTACAGGCTGGATCGCTTTGTCGGGGTCGATCAGAGAAAAACAGCTAAGCTGGGGCTCCACTTACGACCGTATACTGCAGGTCAGCACCACGGACTGGGAGAAAGTCGTGGATAAACTGAACTCAGAGAGGCTGGGCAAAACCTCCGCGGTTAACGCCGTGCGGGTGCTCTCGCGCTTCAGCACACGCAACCCAGTTTCCGCAAATGGTGAGGCTGAGGCCAGGCTGGCACTAGTGCGCCTAATGGTCATGATCTGCGATTCCGCGAGGATGAATCCTGTTCTCGACGCCATTGCTAGTGGCTGGAACAACGGGACCGGATTCACCAAGCAACTCATGGATTACATACGGTACTGGGATCTCATCTCAACCGTTCTGCGGTACTGGAGGGACAGCAGCTACCGTACATGGGAAAAAGATGACTATCTAGAGGCGATCGGAATCAAGAGCCCAGAAGATGCACTAGACGTCGTTCACCTTTGTTCAGCTGAACGGATGAATCGTTCTTTGTCGCGAACGGATCTGCCAAGCATGTCGTCTGGTGACAAATTAAAATAA